One window of Lawsonibacter asaccharolyticus genomic DNA carries:
- a CDS encoding preprotein translocase YajC subunit, producing MDSGMYSIVLLVLMFALLYFFMIRPENKRKKQAQAMRDSLTVGDEITTIGGIIGTICAVKENTIVIETGADRVRIEFTKWAVSTKGAQTSETTK from the coding sequence TTGGATAGTGGGATGTACAGCATTGTTTTGTTAGTCCTGATGTTTGCGCTGCTCTACTTCTTTATGATCCGCCCGGAGAACAAGCGGAAGAAGCAGGCGCAGGCCATGCGGGACTCTCTGACCGTTGGGGACGAGATCACCACCATCGGCGGCATCATCGGCACCATCTGTGCTGTGAAGGAGAACACCATCGTTATCGAGACCGGTGCCGACCGTGTGCGGATCGAATTCACCAAGTGGGCCGTGTCCACCAAGGGGGCCCAGACTTCCGAGACCACGAAGTAA
- a CDS encoding radical SAM-linked protein, which produces MADRLLFSKTGRAKYISHLDLMRTFQRAFFRSGIQIRHTEGFNPHPFVSIALPLSVGYSSQCEILEFGLVGGASYEEVPARLTAAMPEGIVIHSCYPAQRPVKELSRVNYIINMEYEEGRPLEAETALSRLLGQESLVVRKKSKKAKAGFTEVDLIPLIYSWNLEVQRDTMTLDAVLAAQNPGLNPELIRAAFCETYPDLQPDFVTFHRRAVLDGEGKEFR; this is translated from the coding sequence TGCTCTTCTCCAAGACTGGGAGAGCCAAGTACATCTCCCATCTGGACCTGATGCGCACCTTCCAGCGGGCCTTTTTCCGCTCCGGCATCCAGATCAGGCACACGGAGGGCTTCAATCCCCACCCCTTCGTCTCCATCGCGCTGCCTCTGTCAGTGGGCTACTCCAGCCAGTGCGAGATCCTGGAGTTCGGGCTGGTGGGGGGCGCATCCTATGAGGAGGTGCCGGCGCGGCTCACTGCCGCCATGCCGGAGGGCATCGTGATCCATAGCTGCTATCCGGCCCAGCGGCCGGTGAAGGAGCTGTCCCGGGTCAACTACATCATCAATATGGAGTACGAGGAGGGGCGGCCTTTGGAGGCAGAGACCGCCCTGAGCCGCCTGCTGGGGCAGGAGAGCCTGGTGGTGCGGAAGAAGTCGAAGAAGGCCAAGGCCGGCTTCACCGAGGTGGACCTGATCCCTCTGATCTACAGCTGGAACCTGGAGGTGCAGCGGGACACCATGACCCTGGATGCGGTGTTGGCGGCCCAGAACCCGGGACTGAATCCAGAACTGATCCGGGCGGCTTTTTGCGAGACTTACCCAGATCTCCAGCCGGATTTCGTCACCTTCCACCGCCGCGCGGTGCTGGACGGGGAGGGAAAGGAGTTCCGCTGA